The Acidobacteriota bacterium genome includes a region encoding these proteins:
- a CDS encoding proline racemase family protein produces MSRSCTCLDVHAGGSLVRLLVAGAPSLPGETLAARRRCLVEQHASVWQPLVRRPRAPEDAVLAILAAPSVPAAHLGVIFVHPSGQGHPTGAGLISVVTAAIERELITVRDLAPPGGALLVDTELGAVSVGVRVAAGTRASLRVTSVAYPHRGVRVAAAGRPFSVGSRRVQADLVAVGGLFAVVDAEAAAVPLAGVHPAELARTAAALADRIDEARDATWPAVEGVVFTGPPSGDAELRAFTVGRTGVLHVGPSGAAAAALLAVVHAMGLTGAGQRLLVEGPAGTCVTATLLSPPGTDSVDDGVDVEIEGAAWIVGETTVLAAADDPLAHGVRS; encoded by the coding sequence ATGTCCCGTTCGTGCACCTGCCTCGACGTCCACGCTGGCGGAAGCCTCGTGCGGCTGCTCGTCGCTGGCGCCCCGTCTCTTCCCGGTGAGACGCTGGCCGCTCGGCGCCGGTGCCTCGTCGAGCAGCACGCGTCGGTGTGGCAACCGCTCGTCCGCCGCCCGCGCGCGCCGGAGGACGCGGTGCTCGCGATTCTCGCCGCACCCAGCGTGCCGGCGGCCCACCTCGGCGTGATCTTCGTGCACCCGTCGGGCCAAGGACATCCCACCGGAGCGGGTCTGATCTCCGTCGTCACCGCAGCCATCGAACGCGAGCTGATCACGGTGCGAGATCTCGCCCCGCCTGGCGGCGCGCTGCTCGTCGACACGGAACTCGGCGCCGTGTCTGTCGGCGTTCGGGTGGCAGCCGGCACCAGGGCTTCGCTGCGCGTCACGTCGGTCGCCTACCCGCATCGCGGCGTGCGAGTCGCGGCGGCAGGGCGACCGTTCAGCGTGGGATCACGCCGGGTGCAGGCCGACCTCGTTGCGGTCGGCGGCCTCTTCGCCGTGGTCGACGCCGAGGCGGCCGCGGTGCCGCTCGCGGGCGTGCATCCGGCCGAACTCGCGCGCACGGCCGCCGCTCTCGCCGACCGCATCGACGAGGCCCGCGACGCGACCTGGCCCGCGGTCGAAGGCGTGGTCTTCACCGGGCCGCCATCCGGAGACGCGGAGCTTCGCGCGTTCACGGTCGGTCGGACCGGCGTGCTCCACGTCGGGCCGTCGGGCGCCGCCGCCGCCGCGCTGCTGGCGGTGGTGCACGCCATGGGGCTCACCGGCGCCGGCCAGCGCCTTCTCGTCGAAGGCCCGGCCGGCACATGCGTCACGGCGACGCTGCTGTCGCCGCCGGGCACCGATTCGGTCGACGACGGCGTCGACGTCGAGATCGAGGGGGCCGCGTGGATCGTCGGGGAGACGACGGTGCTCGCCGCCGCCGACGATCCCCTGGCCCATGGGGTCAGGTCCTGA
- a CDS encoding histone deacetylase: MKAFYCDHFVLPLPPSHRFPMAKYRLLRQRIVDEGILAPADLREPPAALWEELALAHSRAYISAVALGTLPADMQRRIGFPWSPAMVERSRRSAGGTLAAARCALDDGTSANLAGGTHHAFADRGEGYCVFNDIAVAARVLLAERSIARPAVVDCDVHQGNGTAAIFESDPAVFTCSIHGAKNFPFKKERSDLDVTLDDGTGDDAYLDALAHALDAVIEGHRPDFVFYIAGADPYAGDRLGRLSLTMEGLRARDAMVFERCHHAGLPVAVAMGGGYAADVDDIVAIHTSTVREAVRRREPAGHARRYDGPEAPEAPAGRPVSARPARRDA; the protein is encoded by the coding sequence GTGAAGGCGTTCTACTGCGACCATTTCGTCCTGCCGCTGCCGCCATCGCACCGCTTCCCGATGGCGAAATACCGCCTGCTGCGCCAGCGCATCGTCGACGAGGGCATTCTCGCACCGGCGGACCTGAGGGAGCCACCTGCCGCCCTCTGGGAGGAACTGGCCCTGGCGCACTCGCGAGCCTACATCAGTGCCGTCGCCCTGGGCACGCTGCCTGCCGACATGCAGCGTCGCATCGGGTTCCCGTGGTCGCCGGCGATGGTCGAACGCTCGCGCCGTTCGGCTGGCGGCACCCTCGCCGCGGCGCGGTGCGCGCTCGACGACGGCACGTCGGCGAACCTCGCGGGTGGCACGCACCACGCCTTCGCGGATCGGGGCGAAGGCTACTGCGTCTTCAACGACATCGCCGTGGCCGCGCGGGTCCTGCTCGCCGAGCGCAGCATCGCGCGTCCGGCCGTCGTCGACTGCGACGTTCATCAGGGCAACGGCACGGCGGCCATCTTCGAGAGCGACCCGGCGGTGTTCACCTGCTCGATTCACGGCGCGAAGAACTTCCCCTTCAAGAAGGAACGCAGCGATCTCGACGTCACGCTGGACGACGGCACGGGCGACGACGCCTACCTCGACGCCCTGGCACACGCGCTCGACGCCGTCATCGAAGGCCACAGGCCCGACTTCGTCTTCTACATCGCCGGCGCCGATCCGTACGCCGGCGATCGCCTCGGACGACTGTCGCTGACGATGGAGGGTCTGCGCGCGCGCGACGCGATGGTGTTCGAGCGGTGCCACCACGCGGGGCTGCCCGTGGCCGTCGCGATGGGGGGCGGATACGCGGCGGATGTAGACGATATCGTGGCGATCCACACCAGCACCGTGCGCGAGGCCGTACGGCGTCGTGAGCCCGCTGGACACGCGCGGCGGTATGATGGCCCCGAAGCACCCGAAGCACCGGCAGGCCGGCCGGTGTCGGCTCGCCCCGCGCGGAGGGACGCGTGA
- a CDS encoding PQQ-binding-like beta-propeller repeat protein, whose amino-acid sequence MPRRLLVALALALSSVSSQALEWPSFRGPNAAGVADTARPPLAWSLETGAGVAWKTAIPGLAHSSPIVWGDRVFLTTAVTTAAETVFRPGYSSSGLSAEETTPHEWRLYAIDRRSGRILWHRTAHAGVPRTLRHQKSSQASSTPATNGRVVVAFFGSEGLHAFDMTGRPLWTQDLGVLDAGSISYPERQWGVASSPVIDGNRVILQCDLQQGSFLAAFDLATGRELWRTTRDEIPSWASPAVMTTARERLVVTNGARYIRGYAVESGAERWRLAHGSDIVVPTPVVATEEGLAIVMSGYQPSKPIFAIRGTAAGDISLGGGEQASPHVAWSRPRGGAYIPTPLVYRGRLYVLSSNGVLTCYEVASGRILYEERLAGRGAAYSASPVAADGRIYFASEDGDVHVVGAGDAYELLASNHVPEPLMATPALHGRLIVVRGLRHLYAFGSTADE is encoded by the coding sequence ATGCCCCGTCGGCTCCTGGTGGCCCTCGCCCTGGCCCTGTCCTCGGTGTCGTCGCAGGCCCTCGAGTGGCCGTCGTTTCGCGGGCCGAACGCTGCCGGCGTCGCGGACACCGCGCGGCCGCCGCTTGCGTGGAGCCTCGAGACGGGCGCCGGCGTGGCCTGGAAGACGGCGATTCCCGGCCTCGCGCACTCGAGCCCCATCGTCTGGGGGGATCGCGTGTTCCTCACGACGGCCGTCACGACCGCAGCCGAGACAGTCTTCCGGCCGGGCTACAGCAGCAGCGGCCTGTCCGCCGAGGAGACGACGCCGCACGAGTGGCGCCTCTATGCAATCGACCGGCGGAGCGGCCGAATCCTGTGGCACCGCACCGCGCACGCGGGCGTTCCTCGCACGCTGCGCCACCAGAAGTCGAGTCAGGCGTCGTCGACGCCGGCCACCAACGGCCGTGTCGTCGTCGCCTTCTTCGGGTCGGAGGGGCTTCACGCGTTCGACATGACGGGCCGGCCGCTCTGGACGCAGGATCTCGGCGTCCTCGACGCCGGCTCGATCTCCTACCCCGAGCGGCAGTGGGGCGTGGCCAGTTCACCGGTGATCGACGGCAACCGCGTCATTCTCCAGTGCGACCTCCAGCAGGGCTCGTTCCTGGCGGCCTTCGATCTCGCCACCGGCCGCGAGTTGTGGCGCACCACGCGAGACGAGATCCCATCGTGGGCGAGTCCGGCCGTCATGACGACCGCCCGCGAGCGTCTCGTGGTCACCAACGGGGCTCGCTACATCCGAGGCTACGCCGTCGAGTCGGGAGCCGAACGGTGGCGCCTCGCTCACGGGTCCGACATCGTGGTGCCGACGCCGGTCGTCGCAACCGAGGAGGGACTCGCCATTGTCATGAGCGGCTATCAGCCGTCGAAGCCGATCTTCGCCATTCGGGGCACCGCGGCGGGTGACATCTCGCTCGGTGGCGGAGAGCAGGCGAGCCCGCACGTGGCGTGGAGCCGTCCCCGGGGAGGCGCGTACATCCCCACGCCGCTCGTCTACCGGGGACGCCTGTACGTGCTGTCGAGCAACGGCGTTCTGACCTGTTACGAGGTCGCGAGTGGTCGGATTCTGTACGAGGAGCGGCTGGCCGGGCGCGGCGCGGCGTACAGCGCATCGCCGGTGGCCGCCGACGGGCGCATCTACTTCGCCAGCGAGGACGGCGACGTGCATGTCGTCGGCGCCGGCGACGCCTACGAACTGCTCGCGTCGAACCACGTGCCCGAGCCGCTCATGGCAACGCCGGCCCTGCACGGCCGCCTGATCGTCGTGCGAGGGTTACGGCACCTTTACGCGTTCGGGTCGACGGCGGACGAATAG
- a CDS encoding M1 family metallopeptidase, giving the protein MTRSASLPCAAVCASLLFAGCAPEPSSPEPSAPELSPRVKAALEAAARGEPFDDPVHPETVKTGKPLTPLQAAYDVKHYHLNVRVVPATRSVEGVVGVTVEAVSQLPAVELDLDPRLAIHGVTAHGVDLAVVRDEDRFRATLPEPLRAGARVTVEVRYGGTPHIALAPPWHGGFVWSEVDGVPWFATALQTNGCDLWFPCKDTFADKPDEGVTLAIAAPRGVKVASVGVLEGTTEGDDGFDTWHWRTRHPTAGYSIAINGGPYELVEVDYQGINGTIYPIQFWALAKNVDKARRLIETDAIPHLRFFEQLLGPYPWGDEKVGFVETPHLGMEHQTINGYGEGYQPGRHGFDQLLHHELAHEWFGNLMTHARPQDAWLHEGYGAYMQPVYAQEITGAIGYFDRMFDAYMANSHCLPVVNPAVGDVGEAFANRDIYTKGAWMLHSLRQVIGDEAFWAGTRKLIYDTTEPWSMPYPISARYRTTEEFIAIMSEVSGRDVAWLVEAYLYEAAMPVLDTRREHGALTLTWQVPNGRPFPMPVTVSVAGRRHVVDMSQGRASVAAPEAAWVVVDPESQFLRALPIIGDCDTQTNARVNFNLERYTRMAKEYGWQRD; this is encoded by the coding sequence ATGACTCGTTCTGCGTCTCTACCATGCGCCGCGGTGTGTGCCAGCCTCCTGTTCGCGGGCTGTGCGCCGGAGCCCTCATCGCCGGAGCCCTCGGCGCCGGAGCTTTCACCGCGGGTGAAGGCCGCACTCGAGGCGGCGGCGCGCGGCGAGCCCTTCGACGACCCGGTGCATCCCGAGACGGTCAAGACCGGCAAGCCGCTGACGCCGCTGCAGGCCGCCTACGACGTGAAGCACTACCACCTGAACGTGCGCGTCGTTCCGGCAACGCGCTCGGTCGAGGGCGTGGTGGGCGTGACGGTCGAGGCCGTGAGCCAACTGCCCGCGGTGGAACTGGATCTGGACCCGCGCCTTGCCATCCACGGCGTGACGGCCCATGGCGTGGATCTCGCCGTGGTGCGTGACGAGGACCGATTCCGCGCCACGCTGCCGGAGCCCCTGCGTGCCGGCGCGCGAGTCACGGTCGAGGTCCGTTACGGCGGCACGCCGCACATCGCGCTCGCGCCGCCCTGGCACGGGGGGTTCGTCTGGTCGGAGGTGGATGGCGTGCCGTGGTTCGCCACGGCCCTGCAGACGAATGGCTGCGACCTCTGGTTTCCCTGCAAGGACACCTTCGCCGACAAGCCCGACGAGGGCGTGACGCTGGCCATTGCCGCGCCGAGGGGCGTGAAGGTGGCCTCGGTCGGCGTGCTCGAGGGCACAACCGAGGGCGACGACGGGTTCGATACGTGGCACTGGCGCACCCGGCACCCCACCGCAGGGTATTCGATCGCCATCAATGGCGGGCCGTACGAGCTCGTCGAGGTGGACTACCAGGGCATCAACGGCACCATCTACCCCATCCAGTTCTGGGCGCTCGCGAAGAACGTCGACAAGGCGCGCAGGCTCATCGAGACGGATGCGATTCCACACCTGCGGTTCTTCGAGCAGCTGCTCGGGCCTTACCCCTGGGGCGACGAGAAGGTGGGGTTCGTCGAGACGCCCCACCTCGGGATGGAGCACCAGACCATCAACGGGTATGGCGAGGGGTATCAGCCCGGCAGGCACGGGTTCGATCAGTTGCTGCACCACGAGCTCGCCCACGAGTGGTTCGGCAACCTGATGACGCACGCCCGGCCGCAGGATGCCTGGCTGCACGAAGGGTACGGCGCGTACATGCAGCCGGTGTACGCGCAGGAGATCACCGGTGCCATCGGCTACTTCGATCGCATGTTCGATGCCTACATGGCGAACAGCCACTGCCTGCCCGTGGTCAATCCCGCGGTCGGTGATGTGGGCGAGGCCTTCGCCAACCGTGACATCTACACCAAGGGCGCCTGGATGCTGCACAGCCTGCGCCAGGTGATTGGCGACGAGGCCTTCTGGGCCGGCACGAGAAAGTTGATCTACGACACCACCGAGCCGTGGTCGATGCCGTACCCCATCTCGGCGCGCTACCGCACCACAGAGGAATTCATCGCCATCATGTCGGAGGTGTCCGGACGCGACGTGGCCTGGCTGGTCGAAGCGTACCTCTACGAAGCGGCGATGCCGGTGCTCGACACCCGGCGTGAACATGGCGCGCTGACGCTCACCTGGCAGGTGCCGAACGGGCGACCGTTCCCGATGCCCGTCACGGTCAGCGTGGCGGGCAGGCGCCACGTCGTCGACATGAGTCAGGGCCGCGCATCAGTGGCGGCCCCGGAGGCCGCATGGGTGGTCGTGGATCCAGAGAGTCAGTTCCTGCGTGCCCTGCCGATCATTGGCGACTGCGACACGCAGACGAACGCGCGGGTCAACTTCAACCTCGAGCGCTACACCCGGATGGCGAAGGAGTACGGCTGGCAGCGGGATTGA
- a CDS encoding M23 family metallopeptidase codes for MRTFLALICLVVLFAVGAFFMAGRAAGPAIEVVQPAALLGQSGTLEVTVTTPGGAVDRLDILLRQGGREFPLFALPGTDEGRLEQTGEDTVRVTRPVGRRVTPELAAGEAAIVVRAARPVLFGLRSAATEHVHEIAVRLDPPRVAVLSTFHFVNHGGSEVVVYRATPDDVVSGVRVGDREYPGFPAAGAGITGDPALRVAFFGLLWDQELDSPIAVFARDAAGNESRAAVDARVFPKPFRKSTIALDDRFLSRVVPAILENSPDFRVDDAGDLLASYLEINGRMRRENNAFIEGLAAGTSPDVLWREPFRQLGSSKVEASFADQRTYTYQGREVDQQVHLGFDLAVTAAVPILAANRGRVVFADFLGIYGNCVVVDHGMGVQSLYAHLSSIGVGVGDVVERDDVLGRSGMTGLAGGDHLHFTMLVGGQPVTPVDWWSRQWIEDRILRKFREAGAPGV; via the coding sequence ATGCGCACGTTTCTCGCCCTGATCTGCCTCGTTGTCCTCTTCGCCGTCGGCGCGTTCTTCATGGCCGGGCGCGCGGCCGGTCCGGCCATCGAGGTCGTGCAGCCCGCGGCGCTGCTGGGCCAGTCGGGCACGCTCGAGGTGACGGTGACCACCCCCGGGGGCGCGGTCGACCGCCTCGACATCCTGCTGCGCCAGGGCGGGCGCGAGTTCCCCTTGTTCGCGCTCCCCGGCACCGACGAGGGACGGCTCGAGCAGACGGGCGAGGACACCGTGCGCGTGACCCGGCCCGTCGGGCGCCGCGTGACGCCGGAGCTCGCCGCGGGCGAGGCGGCCATCGTGGTCAGGGCGGCGCGGCCGGTGCTGTTCGGCCTGCGCTCGGCGGCCACGGAACACGTGCACGAGATCGCCGTCAGGCTCGATCCGCCACGCGTCGCCGTGCTCTCGACGTTCCACTTCGTCAACCACGGCGGCTCCGAGGTCGTGGTCTACCGCGCGACGCCGGACGATGTGGTGTCGGGCGTGCGTGTGGGCGACCGGGAGTATCCCGGCTTCCCCGCCGCCGGCGCCGGCATCACGGGCGACCCGGCGCTGCGCGTCGCTTTCTTCGGCCTGCTGTGGGATCAGGAACTCGACAGCCCGATCGCCGTCTTCGCGCGCGACGCCGCCGGCAACGAGTCGCGCGCCGCCGTCGACGCGCGGGTCTTTCCGAAGCCGTTCCGCAAGAGCACCATCGCGCTCGACGACCGGTTTCTGTCGCGGGTCGTCCCTGCCATCCTCGAAAACTCGCCCGACTTCCGCGTCGATGACGCCGGCGACCTTCTGGCGTCGTACCTCGAGATCAACGGCCGGATGCGCCGCGAGAACAACGCCTTCATCGAGGGACTCGCCGCCGGGACGTCGCCCGACGTCCTCTGGCGCGAGCCGTTCCGCCAGCTTGGCAGCTCGAAGGTCGAGGCGAGCTTCGCCGATCAGCGGACCTACACCTACCAGGGGCGCGAGGTCGACCAGCAGGTGCACCTCGGCTTCGACCTGGCGGTGACGGCCGCGGTCCCGATTCTGGCCGCCAATCGAGGCCGCGTCGTCTTCGCCGACTTCCTCGGGATCTACGGCAACTGCGTCGTCGTCGATCATGGCATGGGCGTGCAGTCGCTCTACGCGCACCTGTCGTCCATCGGTGTCGGCGTCGGGGACGTGGTGGAGCGCGACGATGTGCTCGGGCGGAGCGGGATGACGGGCCTTGCGGGCGGCGACCACCTGCACTTCACGATGCTCGTCGGCGGCCAGCCCGTCACCCCGGTCGACTGGTGGAGCCGCCAGTGGATCGAGGACCGGATCCTGCGGAAGTTCCGCGAGGCCGGGGCGCCCGGGGTATAA
- the cyoE gene encoding heme o synthase has product MKHTDALVLPVSRSRASDYVALAKPRLNLLVVITTAVGFYLGTRNEINLLMFFHTVVGTALVAGGSAAMNQIYERRVDALMNRTKRRPLPDGRLSVMEAGVFALVLSVVGLLQLAIGANFLAAMVALMTLVTYVAVYTPLKLKTSFATVVGAVPGALPPMIGWAAATGVLSREAWVLFAIVFLWQMPHFLAIAWLYRDEYARAGFPLLPVVEPDGRSTARQVTAYAAALLPVSLAPTALGLATDTFFIGALVLGSVFLGLAVAFARAQTRDRARWLFLGSILYLPLVWGLLVATRALP; this is encoded by the coding sequence ATGAAGCACACCGACGCCCTCGTGCTCCCGGTTTCCCGCAGCCGGGCTTCCGACTACGTGGCGCTCGCGAAGCCGCGCCTGAACCTCCTCGTGGTCATCACGACGGCGGTCGGGTTCTATCTCGGTACCCGGAACGAGATCAACCTGCTGATGTTCTTCCACACGGTCGTCGGCACGGCGCTCGTGGCGGGAGGCTCGGCGGCGATGAACCAGATCTACGAGCGCCGCGTCGACGCGCTGATGAACCGGACGAAGCGCCGGCCGCTGCCCGATGGGCGTCTCTCGGTCATGGAAGCTGGCGTCTTCGCGCTCGTGCTCTCGGTCGTCGGTCTGCTCCAGCTGGCGATCGGCGCGAACTTCCTGGCGGCGATGGTGGCGCTCATGACGCTCGTCACCTACGTGGCGGTCTACACGCCGCTCAAGCTCAAGACCTCGTTTGCGACGGTCGTCGGCGCCGTGCCCGGCGCGCTGCCGCCGATGATCGGCTGGGCGGCCGCCACGGGTGTGCTGTCGCGCGAGGCCTGGGTCCTCTTCGCCATCGTGTTCCTGTGGCAGATGCCGCACTTTCTGGCGATTGCCTGGCTCTACCGCGACGAATACGCCCGGGCGGGCTTCCCGCTGCTGCCGGTCGTCGAGCCCGACGGGCGGAGCACGGCGCGGCAGGTGACGGCGTATGCCGCGGCGCTGCTCCCCGTCAGCCTCGCCCCGACGGCACTCGGTCTCGCCACCGACACCTTCTTCATCGGCGCGCTCGTGCTCGGGTCGGTGTTCCTCGGCCTGGCCGTGGCGTTTGCCCGGGCGCAGACTCGCGATCGCGCGCGCTGGCTGTTCCTCGGCTCGATCCTCTACCTGCCGCTCGTGTGGGGACTGCTCGTCGCGACGCGCGCCCTGCCCTGA
- a CDS encoding ABC transporter ATP-binding protein produces the protein MFALLGPNGGGKTTLFRIIATVIRPSSGAARVFGDDVSAAASRVRRHLGVVFQAPALDPFLSVRENLVHHGHLHGLRGARLERRLSDVLDRFGVGARGGDRVSTLSGGLMRRVELAKALVTSPALLLLDEPSTGLDPVARRELWQQIGGLCAEEGTTVVVTTHLMDEAARADRVAIIDRGRIVASGPPSELTAAVGGDVVWVSTPHAESLAARMGARFGVRVDIVDGRLRLERPRGHEFLTDIIETFPGEVDAVTVSRPTLDDVFVHHTGHRLD, from the coding sequence ATGTTCGCCCTGCTCGGACCGAACGGCGGCGGCAAGACGACCCTCTTCCGCATCATCGCGACGGTGATCCGTCCGTCGAGCGGCGCGGCACGCGTCTTCGGCGACGACGTCTCGGCCGCGGCCTCGCGCGTGCGCCGGCACCTCGGCGTCGTCTTCCAGGCCCCGGCCCTCGACCCCTTCCTCTCCGTGCGCGAGAACCTCGTGCACCATGGGCACCTCCATGGCCTCAGGGGCGCCCGCCTGGAGCGGCGGCTGAGCGACGTGCTCGACCGGTTCGGCGTCGGGGCCCGCGGTGGCGACCGGGTGAGCACACTCTCCGGCGGCCTGATGCGCCGAGTCGAGCTGGCCAAGGCGCTCGTCACCTCGCCGGCGCTGCTGCTGCTCGACGAGCCGAGCACGGGGCTCGACCCGGTGGCCCGCCGTGAGCTCTGGCAGCAGATCGGCGGGCTCTGCGCCGAGGAGGGAACGACGGTCGTGGTGACGACGCACCTGATGGACGAGGCGGCGCGCGCCGATCGCGTGGCCATCATCGACCGCGGGCGCATCGTCGCGTCGGGCCCGCCCTCGGAGCTGACGGCGGCCGTTGGCGGCGACGTCGTCTGGGTATCGACGCCACATGCCGAGTCGCTCGCGGCCCGGATGGGCGCCCGTTTCGGCGTGAGGGTCGACATCGTCGACGGGCGGCTGCGTCTCGAGCGTCCCCGCGGCCACGAGTTCCTGACCGACATCATCGAGACGTTTCCCGGCGAGGTCGATGCGGTCACGGTGAGCCGGCCCACGCTCGACGACGTGTTCGTCCATCACACCGGGCACCGGCTCGATTGA
- a CDS encoding ABC transporter permease, protein MLLSTLTLWHRDIVRFLRQRSRIVGALGTPLVFWGMLGSGLGSSFSSESVSAGGYLAYFFPGTLALIVLFTAIFSTISLIEDRQTGFLQGVLVAPAPRAAIVLGKLLGGTTLAVLQAGLFLLLAPVAGIDLALDAIPAILGVLALLGFVLTGLGFLIAWWLDSSQGFHAIMNLLLVPMWVLSGAVFPAAGAAAWVRGAMAVNPMTYGVSALQTLMIGRTDGPPLGLAVVVTVAFGLAMLGASAWMVGSRRGTV, encoded by the coding sequence ATGCTCCTGTCGACTCTGACCCTCTGGCACCGCGACATCGTGCGGTTTCTCAGGCAGCGCAGCCGCATCGTCGGGGCGCTCGGAACGCCGCTCGTCTTCTGGGGGATGCTCGGCTCCGGACTCGGGTCGTCGTTCAGCTCGGAAAGCGTGTCGGCGGGCGGCTACCTGGCCTACTTCTTCCCGGGCACGCTGGCACTCATCGTCCTCTTCACGGCGATCTTCTCGACGATCTCGCTCATCGAGGATCGCCAGACGGGCTTTCTCCAGGGCGTGCTCGTCGCGCCGGCGCCGCGAGCCGCCATCGTCCTCGGCAAGCTGCTCGGCGGGACCACGCTGGCGGTGCTGCAGGCCGGGCTCTTCCTGCTCCTCGCGCCGGTCGCGGGCATCGACCTGGCCCTGGACGCCATTCCAGCCATTCTCGGCGTGCTGGCGCTGCTCGGCTTCGTCCTGACGGGGCTCGGCTTCCTCATCGCGTGGTGGCTCGATTCGTCGCAGGGGTTCCACGCGATCATGAACCTGCTGCTCGTGCCGATGTGGGTGCTCTCGGGGGCGGTCTTCCCCGCCGCCGGCGCGGCGGCCTGGGTGCGTGGCGCGATGGCCGTCAACCCGATGACCTACGGGGTCTCGGCGCTGCAGACGCTGATGATCGGCCGGACGGACGGTCCGCCGCTCGGCCTCGCGGTCGTCGTGACCGTGGCCTTCGGTCTCGCGATGCTGGGCGCGTCGGCCTGGATGGTGGGATCGCGCCGCGGCACGGTGTAG
- a CDS encoding DUF420 domain-containing protein — MLEVSELPTVNATLNGVATVFLSLGWIFIRRGEIARHRACMIGALVASALFLTSYLVYHYHIGSRPFTGTGPIRVVYFTILITHVVLATAIVPLVLVTVVRAWREQFTRHAAIARWTLPLWLYVSVTGVIVYVMLYLM, encoded by the coding sequence ATGCTCGAAGTCTCCGAACTGCCCACCGTGAACGCCACGCTCAACGGCGTCGCGACCGTCTTCCTGTCGCTCGGATGGATCTTCATCAGGCGCGGCGAGATCGCGCGCCATCGCGCCTGCATGATCGGGGCTCTCGTGGCCTCGGCGCTCTTCCTGACGTCGTACCTCGTCTACCACTACCACATCGGGTCGAGGCCCTTCACCGGCACGGGTCCGATCCGCGTGGTCTACTTCACGATCCTCATCACCCACGTCGTGCTCGCGACCGCCATCGTGCCGCTCGTGCTGGTGACCGTCGTTCGCGCGTGGCGCGAGCAGTTCACGCGCCACGCGGCCATCGCGCGCTGGACGCTGCCGCTCTGGCTGTACGTGTCGGTGACCGGGGTGATCGTCTACGTGATGCTCTATCTGATGTGA